A window of Microbacterium lushaniae genomic DNA:
CCTGGCGTCGGTCAACGAGGACGACTGGGCGGCGCTGGGGGAGCCGAACACCTACATCGACCTCATCGGCGTGGTCCGTGACCGCCGCGGTCGCGGCTACGCCCCCACGGTGATCGCCCGCACGCTCGGGGCCGCGCGCGACGCGGGCCTGCGCAAGGCCGTGCTGGATGTCGACACCGCCAGCCCCACCGGCGCGCTCGGGCTGTACGAGCGGCTGGGCTTCGCCGCCACCGACCGCTCACGCGTGCTCACCCGTCACTTCTGAGCGGATGCGGCGCGGCGCGCCTCGGCCGCATCCACGGCTCCCGCGACCGTGTCGGCGAACAGCACCCCGCCGGCATCGCCGGGGTGGATGCCGTCGCCGGCGAGCACGTCGGGGCGCGGTGCCACCGCGCCCGCCCAGTCGGCCAGCCCCACGCCGGTGATCCGCGCGAACGTCGTGAGCTCCTCGTTGACGCCGGCGATCCAGTCGCGCGGGGCGTGCGCGGTCACGAGGATCAGGATGCGGTCGGGGCCGACGATCTCCCGCATGCGCTGGAGGGTGGATCGCTCGATCGAGCCGTTCGTCCCCAGCGCCACCACGACGTAGCGGCGGAGCGTGCCGGCGGCCTCCAGCTGCTCGAGGATCCCCGGCGCGGCGTACATCGACCGTGACACCGACGCATCCACGTGGATGCCCGGGAAGCGCTCCACGAGAGCGGGAGCCGAGGCGAGCATCACCGAGTCGCCGACGGCGGTGATCTCGGCGCCCTGCACGGGCGTGGGGGAGGGCGCCGGCGTCGCGGTCGGCTCGGGCTCGGGTGTCGCAGCCGGCGCCGCCTCCTGGTCGCGGAGCGCGTCGATGCCGGCCTGTACGGCGCTCTGCGCGGTGGTGGCAGCGGGCGCTCCGGCGATCGCGGCGGTGGTCCCGCCCAGCACGAGCACCGCGCACGTCACGGTGGCCAGGGCGCCCAGGCGCCGCACCGGTCCGCCGGTGAGGGATGCTGCGAGCCGGCGCACGGCGCCGCGGAACCCGTGCCGGCGCACGGGGGTCTCCACGAAGCGGTACGACGCCTCGGCGAAGGCGGCGGTGAGGGCCAGCGACACCACGCCCGTCCCCGCCGGCACGCCCGCGCCGGGGGCGCTGCCGGCGGCGAGCAGGATCACGAGGGGCCAGTGCCACAGGTACAGCCCGTAGGAGCGGTCGCCGATCCACCGCAGCGGCGCCGCGTCGATGCCACGACCGAACCACGAGCCCGGCCACACCCCGGCGGCGATCGCGACGGCCGTCAGCACGGATGCCGCCAGCAGCGCGCCGGGGAAGGTCGCCGCCGAATCGGTGGCGGGGAGGGTCCCCACCCACACGATCCCGGCGACGGCGGCGACGCCGGCTGCGAGGGCTCCCACGCGCCACGGCCGCCGCTGCATCCACGCGGGCGGATCGTGCAGCACCCGCTGCATCGCGAAGGCGAGGGCGACGCCGATGAGGATGCCGAACGCGTGCGAATCGGTGCCGAAGTAGGCGCGCGTGACGGCGCCGTCCTCGACCACGAGGCGGGCCATCCACCACGCCGATGCGGCGGCGGCCGCCAGCGCGAGCCCGACGCGCGCCGCACGCCAGGGCAGCAGCAGCACGAGCGGCAGCAGGAGCGGCCAGACGACGTAGAACTGCTCCTCCACCGCGAGCGACCAGAGGTTGCGCAGCAGCTCGGGCGCGGAGGCGGCGAAATAGCTCGAACCCTCCGCGAGCGAGATCCAGTTGTAGCCGAACGTCGCCGCGCCCAGGACCTGTGCGCCCACGCGGGCGAGCACATCGCCGCCGACGAGCCACGCCGCGCTCGCGCACACCGTCACCACGAGCGCCAGCGCGGGCAGGAGCCTGCGGGCCCGGCGCTTCCAGAACCCGCTCAGGGAGATGCGTCCGGTGCGCTCCCGCTCGCTCAGCAGGAGCGTCGTGATCAGGAACCCGCTGATGACGAAGAACACGTCCACGCCCACGAAGCCGCCCGCGAACACCCACCCGGGGAACAGGTGGTACACGATCACGAGGGCGACCGCGATCGCGCGGAGCCCGTCGAGCCCGGCGAAACGCGCGGGGCGGGGCGAGGCAGGCAGGGTCATAGAGGCGTGCGGGTCGGAGGTCGCGGCCGGGGGACATGCCAGTCTAGACGAGGCGTGCGCGGGCTCCGATTAGGCTGATCGGGTGCGCATCCGCCTCGACATCGCCTACGACGGCACGCACTTCCGCGGCTGGGCCGCCCAGCCGGGGCTGCGCACCGTGCAGGGCACGCTCGAAGACGCCCTCGCCCGCATCCTCGGCACATCCCCCCGCCTCGTCGTCGCCGGTCGCACCGATGCGGGCGTGCACGCGAGCGGACAGGTCGCCCACATCGACCTCGACGAGCAGCAGCGCCTGC
This region includes:
- a CDS encoding acyltransferase family protein produces the protein MTLPASPRPARFAGLDGLRAIAVALVIVYHLFPGWVFAGGFVGVDVFFVISGFLITTLLLSERERTGRISLSGFWKRRARRLLPALALVVTVCASAAWLVGGDVLARVGAQVLGAATFGYNWISLAEGSSYFAASAPELLRNLWSLAVEEQFYVVWPLLLPLVLLLPWRAARVGLALAAAAASAWWMARLVVEDGAVTRAYFGTDSHAFGILIGVALAFAMQRVLHDPPAWMQRRPWRVGALAAGVAAVAGIVWVGTLPATDSAATFPGALLAASVLTAVAIAAGVWPGSWFGRGIDAAPLRWIGDRSYGLYLWHWPLVILLAAGSAPGAGVPAGTGVVSLALTAAFAEASYRFVETPVRRHGFRGAVRRLAASLTGGPVRRLGALATVTCAVLVLGGTTAAIAGAPAATTAQSAVQAGIDALRDQEAAPAATPEPEPTATPAPSPTPVQGAEITAVGDSVMLASAPALVERFPGIHVDASVSRSMYAAPGILEQLEAAGTLRRYVVVALGTNGSIERSTLQRMREIVGPDRILILVTAHAPRDWIAGVNEELTTFARITGVGLADWAGAVAPRPDVLAGDGIHPGDAGGVLFADTVAGAVDAAEARRAASAQK